One region of Oryza sativa Japonica Group chromosome 5, ASM3414082v1 genomic DNA includes:
- the LOC4339819 gene encoding uncharacterized protein — translation MSSSSAAALARGKSGISAAKFEASKGLGAKPKRSASATGSRGKTEKKVYSLPGQKFDPPEEREPLRIFYESLSKQIPSSEMAEFWLMEHGLLSPERAKKAYEKKQKRQQQIRSGTPIKPSVKKDKPESSKKPSSYNSSDSKAKKRVDYSDDDDDFIVKLKRSRG, via the exons atgtcgtcctcctccgccgccgccttagCCAGAGGCAAATCCGGAATCTCTGCCGCTAAATTCGAA GCGTCTAAGGGATTGGGCGCCAAGCCGAAGCgatccgcctccgccaccggcaGCAGAGGGAAGACCGAGAAGAAGGTCTACTCGCTGCCAGGCCAGAAATTCGACCCCCCTGAGGAG AGAGAGCCTCTCAGGATATTCTACGAGTCCTTATCCAAGCAGATACCCTCCAGTGAGATGGCTGAATTCTG GTTGATGGAACACGGGTTGTTATCTCCCGAAAGAGCAAAGAAAGCATACGAAAAAAAGCAAAAGCGGCAACAGCAAATACGATCAGGAACACCAATTAAACCCAGCGTAAAGAAAGACAAACCGGAAAGTTCAAAAAAACCAAGCTCATATAATAGTTCAGATTCAAAGGCAAAAAAAAGAGTCGATTacagcgatgacgatgacgatttCATTGTAAAACTGAAGAGATCCAGGGGATGA